The Alnus glutinosa chromosome 3, dhAlnGlut1.1, whole genome shotgun sequence nucleotide sequence CCAAATTGCTGAACTCCAGGAAATGAGTTGGCCTGTGGTCCTCATGGTAATATTCACGAGGCGTCCCGAGCTTCACCCCGTACCTCATACTAGGTGCGTGTTTCACCCCCATGAAGTTGTAATTCCATGGACCATTATCCGGAAtctacaaacaaacaaaacccatTCACCAATCGAATAAACATCTCATGAAAAATAACTACATACAATATCCACTCAAAAGCATAACCGATGAAGCatgtatatatttaaaagaCAGGTAGAGAATGCTCTTACCATATAGAAACCAAAGAAGCGGTCACTCAGGAGCATTTGGACCTTCTCGTAATGAGTGGGAAGGTAGCCATGAGGATTACTTCCGGTGTCCTTGTTCACGCGCCCCCACTCATACCCCGATGGTGTCAGCTTATACGCCGTTAAGGAGCAGGAACCAGGAGTGAAACTGCAAGTCAAAATAATGCACTTCTCCCCATCCCATTGCTTGTTGCTCTCTAAGATCTTAGCATGAGTCGTGAGATCCTGCGAGTAATGTCTCAGGTAAGATAACAAATCATCGAAACAACCCAAGGCTAAagcatcttcttttctttaccaaaaaagaaaaaaaaaagaaaaaaaaaaaaaaaaggtactggATTAGATAAAAACCTGTGGGGATAACTGGGGAAGTTCATTAGGTTGAGTATGCATCCATCCCAAAGGCTCCAGATCATTCAGGAAATCATGCTCTGGGAGAGCTGCTGGAAGATTAACTTGCTGATGGGTTCCCCATTGTGGTGGCATGCCAATGCAACGGATTTCCTTCACCTGTGGGTTGTCAGGAGGGCTTATACCATACAAGTAACCAGCAATTTGTGTCCGCAGATCTGCTATGCAGATAAACTTCTTCAAGATGTTCTTTGGCATGATATAAGTATATCCAGTTTCCTGCATTATCAAGTGACCATGTCAacaaatataaacatatatgATTATCAGATATAAAATATGAGAAGGTAGAAATGTACCTTTATATCCTCTGAATTCACATAAATATGATTGACACGAAGATAGAGATTTGTTGCTGATATTGCTCTCACACGCCAATCAGTTTTAGATCCAAATGCAGCTTGCTCATATGGACTTGTGGTGGTGACAATCAGTTCATCACCATGCACATTTGTAGTCCTTGTTGTCACAGCTGTCAGCTGACTTGCTTCTTTCGCCTGATATTGTTAACAGAAGATGATCAAGTTAATAAGCAGTAGAAAGAAAACCAGTTTATATTGAGAATGAAGAAACAGAGTTTAAACCAAggagaaacagaaaaagaaacatCACCTGTTTCTCAATCTCAGCAATCTGCTGTCTCTGTTGAGAAGGTGGAGTAATCTCAGCTCCAAGTATGATATCACGGATCTCAGACTGTGTCAGAGCTGATGTATTCACATTGTTCTTCTTTGCATAGTCTGAGAGTATGAGATCTCTTAGAGCAACCTCAACCTGTACCATAAAAATTATTGGCATAACTCTTAAAATCGAAGGGATACATAAAATCTATTAATAGATAAAGACAGTTAGACGCAAATATGAGCAAACATATGGCACAAGCAGtacaaaatataagaataattcatttattaattaaggCCACTTcctgaaaatattaaatttaaatcataACCATCCAATATCAATCACAAAACTTGGATGAAGTattttgaaagataaatatggtgacaaatcctttttcttttatacgctacaaatccaagaaaaataaatgcataatcaCAACAGTGGGGTTACCTACCTTCATCCATTGATCATCAGTGAGAGAAGGCCAGATGTGGTGCGGCTCAGTGACGATTGTTTTGTCAGGCTTTAGTAACATCTTCGCCTTCTCATTGTTGACATGAAGTGCGCGCAAGATCAGAATGAGCCGGGAGAATGCAGTGTATGATGAAATACTTTTCAACCAATCATCATAAATGTTAAAAAGAACCATTTGTGGCTCTGTAGCCTTCAAAATCAGATCACCGAATTTCTCAATCTTTAAGCATGCCTGGAACGGAAGCTGCAGCTCACTACCTTTTATAACTATGTTGGGGAAATCCAGCAAATGGACCTCCAAGGGATCCAGCATTCCTTTACGAGTCACAATAATTTGCTTCGGTTGTTCTTCAACTGGCAAAGACCTCACAAGTGCAGCAACTTCTTCTGCCGTTTTCCACTTAGCCAACTGACCAAGACGCTTCTGCCCTGCCCACACACTGGTGTGGATGACCTGCAAGAAATCATATCATGAACTAAAGTTCAGAATCTCACCTAACGAGAGACTACTTCCAAAATACCATTGGaaaaaagagcaaaagaaagaaagaaacagaccTTCAGAAACAGCTGCCCGGTCCTTGGATTGAATATAAAGATGGCACCATTGATGGGTTTTGTCGTAAGATTTCCTTCAAATGTCTTATGAATAGTAACACGATACACATTAGTGTCATCAACAAACCATATAATTTGATTGCTGAAGATCTCTCCATAGTTCTGAGATGACAAATACGGCTCAGTGGGCTCAGAAGAATACAACTGTAAACCTTTTCTTATCCGCTCCCTCAAGACGTACAAGGCTGGATTTGACTGCAAAAGCACAAAGAACCATTATTCAGCACTATATCACTAATTTATAACATAATCAACGAatacatcaaaataaaattaagatgaGTACCTTCATGATCTTATTCATCGCCTGTTGCAGTAGAGGCTTTGACCCAGGAAACCAATTACCGAATGCAGAATGCAAGTTATAGGCCAAATCAAGTCCAATCATCACCCCTGCATGGAAAATCCAATAATTATCAATTCAAATGAAAGACCTGAAGCTATCTAATGTagtaaagcaaaaaaataataaaagcataCCAGTAGGGGATGGATATATAGACATATTGTCTGTTGTATAATCCATAAATTTGGCCCGCGTGTAGCGCTCAATATCGTGAGAGTCATAATCTCCCCAGCGGAGTTGCACGTCTATCCAGTACTTATTGCTTGCTTTCTGATCAAACACATCCTTTGGCTCAGCCACAAGACTAGGTTTTGACATTGGCCATCTATGAGCAGCAAAGAGAAGAATGTCTGCACAAGAGCTGTTCATTTTGTAACTCTTCCGTGGATGGATTGTTTCCTTCTGCACAGTCTCAATTTCCAAAGCATCCAACTCCTGATCCAAAACTTGACAAAGATCCATAACAACACTCTCATGAATCTTTTGCCACAAATGAGCACGGAATATCTGAATCAGTGATATCTTCAAGGTAGGGATCTTCCCATGCATGAAGATTCCAGTTAGATCCAACTGGACCTGGAAACCCACATAAACATTTGCTCTATTTATAGTAGGTGACCACCAAAGAGTGAACCTACGGTTTGGGATTTGGTTGAGACCAGATCTCTGAGCATTTGTCAGCTTCTTATACTTCATTGATTCCTCAAAGCCAGATGCCTTTTCCCAAAAGAGACCTTCCCAAGTTGGAAAgctgaaaattcaaaataagcAGATTCAATCACGaagtgtttctttttctttttaaagataTTAATCTCTTAGGGAGAAGACAACCATCGCTATATAAATTATCCACATAGCTACAGTAACAATTTAAAAGATACAGTATTGCTGTTCTCTATCATATGACCCACTTCCTTCAGAATTGGTTCAGTGTACAGAACATGGACTCCAACATAGATGCCAGCGGTCCATTGGAACAAATGACATATCTGCCCCATAAATAAGGAGCGGAGAGGGAGGTCATGGGTTCAACCTTCTATGGGCGAGTGTTGTAATTATCTATCAATAAAAGTCTAGCATCACAGTGAACCTTCTATATTTGAAGACCAAGAATTCAACTCTGTTACGAGTATGAAGAAGAGTGCAATAAACTCTATCCTACATTATAAAGGACAAAAACTTACTCTACTAGATGTATTAACTAACCAGATTAAATATGCCCACTTGTCCCTTTCACATGCCCCAAAAGATTATTATGCAATCctcaaaaattattacaatgaCACCAATGGTGATAACTAatctaaacaaaatcaaaagacaGTATACTTACTATGTTCCTTTGAATAAGGTATGCTCAAGAATTCCCTCAACACCTCCCAAAGCTTGGATGACATCAGTTCtgtagttgttcaagttccaaaGTTTACCATCATGCCTCTGGTGTGTCCACCAGAAAGGGTTCTGTTTTAAAACTTGATACTGTTTAAAGTCCGTGCGCACCCTCCATCCTTTGTCATATGCCAGAGTGTGTCGATCCTTCTGAAACAAAGTATTTATACGTGGAATTCCCCTGTCCCATGAATCCTGTCAAAAGAATGGAGAAAGCTATTAGGATGGTCGAATTTTTGTATGAGCCgtaaaaacatcagaaaactaAAGACCACTCACTTCCAAATCTTCAAGGGTCAAACGCCTATTTTGTGCCTGAGCTTCCTGTCTCTTCAGTGCATATTCTGCCCAAACACGCTGTGAATCTATGAACTCACTCTCCCATGGCTGTCAAGAAACCAGCAAGATGGTCAAACAAGCAAAGTAAATATGTAGGCATGCCATATACACGTGAAAAATGAATCTCAATTTACCTGTATATATCGATAAAGATTGGGAATCAGCTGGTCCTCTTCATGACTCATTCCACTCCTAAAGTGAGTTACACCAACATCTGTCTGCTGGCTGTAACGGAGATCGCTTTGTGGAATCAATATGTGACCCATGGAGAGCATGCCAAGTCCTCCAATTTCCTTCGGAGTGTAGAAAATGACAGGAGGGAACCTGAAAGCAGATTGAGCTTCAGGATGGCAGATTGAAATTCAACAGTAACGAGATTAAAAACCTTCACCCAGAATATAGTATTTTATATGACCATAAATTTACCTGCTAGGCATCTTTGAGTTCAACCCAATCTTAATACGGGTTTGAAtcttattttcacatttaaCCAGCAAATCTAACAGCTCTTGAGTATGTACAGTGGCTTCACGGAAATAAGTCATGAGACCTAGCAAAAACAAGAACCATTAATAAATATCCACACGATGTCCAAAGAATTATTACAAGGtagaataaaaatttcaaaacaagtACCTATCAGGGCTGTATTCCatttattgacaatttttgtaAATGTTGTGGATCCTGAAGACATAAGAATCTGCCTCACACGATTCTCAAACACCTTCATGTGTTCATCATCAACCCGCAAGAAAGCAACTGCAGTCCGTTCTTTGGTCTGTTCATTCTGCAGATTCCAGACACCATCTCTTGTATTACTGAATGCTTCCTGGCTCATTCTTATTTTAGGAAGTATCCGAACTTCAAACCCGCACCTGCAAGACAAAAGAAGAGATATTTTCAGAAAACAATTCCATTCGTCATTAAGCAAGCATCACAATCATAACCTGAAAAAGCTCTTTACGGAGGGGCCTAGCGAGGCAAAGAAAAAACGTCTCCCAAAGCGATATGGTACTAAGACACAAGACATCTCAAAggtacagtttttttttcttttaaaaaataaaagaaactagtAATTAAACCCAAACATATAGGTCTTAAGAATAAGAAACCTCTATAACACACTCGTATAAACAATATGACAAATGCCAACCATAAACACaagaacaaacaaattaaaaaaatctggGTGCAAAAACGATGTCTCATGGTTGAATAAGATCTGGGCTGACACTATCCaccaattctttttattttagttcATATTTTCGATTTTTCTATGGAAAATATCCAGGACCTGCCAACTTGAGAGATAAAAGCAGCCAGACCAGCGcatatcaataaaaaaacaaagcattCCAAGCAACATTGAGTATATAATCTTTGATGGAAAGCATAGGTCCAaagcaagggaaaaaaaatgcaaaacaaagtaACTAGATAGCTAGATATACATACATGCTGAAGAGCAAGTTCGGATTATCCTTGCTGTAAACAGAAACAAAGCTGTTCTCCCACTCCAATGTTGTGATGCTTCGAGGAAGACGGTTCTTCATATCCCAGAAAACACTCCTCCCAAGATTTACTGAAAAGAGAatttagagaaagagagacatgatacaagttttttttaaatctcaagAAAGCCATACATTCTATGTAAAAGGGGTTGGTCATAAGCAACtccagaaagaaagaaaaaaagaataagatatATACCATCATGTTTCATGAGCCTCATTCTCGCATCTCTTGGCCAGCACTTCTTATTGTTATATCCAACCATATTTTCATTGTTAGGATCAGGATGCTCCGTAAGATACCGCTGGATAAGGTCTCGAGCCTCTTCATGGGTGAAGCGGAACAATATATGGACCCTGTCTATGTATCGAGAATATAGCCGAATTGGGTGTCGGGTCTCAACTTTAGTGTCCCAATAAGTGATGAACTCATTAGGCATCTGTGGAGGACCAGCAATCTCAGTAGCTCGAGTCAATCCAAGAAGCAAGAGATCCAGCACAAGCCCATAATACTGAACAACAAAAGAAGCAAACTGGAGTCCACGTATAAGACCATACGAATTTGTGTGACTCATATCCTTATACGACAACACAACATTGTTCTTTGCAGTGACATAATCAGCAATGTTGTGGTCAAGAACCAATCGCAAGAGCCTGCAACAGCaaagtaaaaaatatcaattcaataattcaaaaaattaactaattaCACTAGCACCAACAATGTATTCACCTGTTTAACATCGTCAAGTCAATCTTCTCAAAGAACTTCTCAAACTTTGTTTGAAGCATCACTACACATTGCCCCTCACTTGTGTCCCATATACCTTGTAAATTGTTTATTCCCTGACACCATTTATAAACCAAAAGTGGGGGAGGCTCGGAATCTGCAGGCTTGATCCAGTTCGGAAAGAGATGACGTTTGTCACCTTCATACCATAAATATTGGTCAAGATATGCATCTGTAATCTTCTCAAGAGGCTCAATCTCATAAACTGGAATGAGATAGCTGTACAAATCCATAAACTCTATGCcaaccttaaaaaaagaaaaagaaaaaaaaatcagttcaaACTCATTCCATTAGGCTGTGAATCAAGGCTCAAAATCAAATCACTCTTAACCATCGACAAACTTACTTCTTTGAAAGCACGCTGAGTGAGTAGGTGTCGCTTAATTCGAGACAGTGCTTCATGTGGGTTATCATAAGCTTGTTCAATGAGACCCAACTCTTCTCTTTGAAGCTGGTTTAATCTCACAGCCACACTGTAAGATTCCTTCAATCTCTCCAGAGCAAGGATAAGTAGTTTCGTGTCATGCTTATAAGACAGTGGAGGGAACGGAATGGGAGAGAACTTTCTTGACTCCAACCAATGTACTGTCGTCGTGTAAATGGCAACCGCTTCTTCTGGTGTGACATATGGACCATCTTTCAAATAGTTGTGTTGTCGTTCCTACAAGGGataatgaaaattgaaagaCAATCAAGACAGAGAATACAGCATTTATTAGAAGTTGATAAAGACAGAAAAGAGCTGCCAATAACTCCTTCAGAAAAATATAGATACACATACATGTGTGTGTTTGCCTCTGTATATATGAACGAtccacacacacatacatacatttgtacatacatatgcatatatgtTATGGAGTGGAAATTTACACAAAAAGAATGATGAAGTTAGTAAATGCACCTGTTCTGCCTTCAACCAAAGGCGAGTCAGTCTTCCAAGATTCTTCCGACAAACTGTTTTGTCGACTGTCGCTCCTCTTTTTATACGCTCCCGGTTATAGTGAGCAACATTTGTCCACCAGTCTGCTTTTGACTTGACATAACGAAGAATCATGTTCTCAATGGGAACGGGCAAACCTGGAACCTTCCAAGGAATATTTGCTTTCCAACAACGCCACGCCTCACTAAGATGCTGCAATATAGTTCTAGCTTTATTCTGCTTAATGCCCTCTGCAATTCGATAATAGAATGTTAGAGCCACAAACCACTTGGGACTATAACAGCCAAAAGATCTTACAGTAAAACAAGAAgccaaaaggaaatgaaaatggTGGATCATAGATTACCTGGCATCGCATCAAGAACGTCATGCATAACAGCTGCTCTAAGCTCCAAATCGAAGTGGCTTTCAACACGTTGTTTGGTAACGGTCTTCGCCACTCCTTTTGAATGGCGTCCCTCAAATTGCCGTGCAAGTAAATTCCCTAACCATCGTTCCAGGAGAGGCACTATACCGCGAAGAAAGAACAACCACACCCTCCACATTGGTGCCCAAAACCCACATCCAGGTCCTTTCCCAACTGGACCAGTATTGAACCGATAGTAAATCAAGTGTTTCAAGTCTTTACACATTCTGATCTGCCGCATAAGCCTATACTTGTAACGGTACATGCCAGTAAGTTGACCAACATGAGAAAATGTATATTGCAAACCATCGGCAAGTTGGAAGGCATCCACATTACCCAAGCGGAACTGGATATTGGCATCAACTACAAGCTTTGTCAAACGCAAAATTTCACGACAGAGATGGAAAGCATTACCAAATCGTGACTTCTTACGCTCCTTTGTAGTGAGGGTCTTCACAGGCTTCAGATTGAAATTATAATCAAGGTGGAGGTAATTCAAATTTTTCCTATGTATAAGCAGATTTAGCATGTTATATCCCTGCTTACAAACTTGAAGACCAGCTTCAGCCCAATCAAGTTCTGTGGTTTGGAAAAACTTTGTTGCTTGCAAAGATCGGAACAAGTGCTTCTTCTTTTGAGCCTTGGGAGGTCTGTGATGCAGTTCATTCAATACAAAGCATTTTAGCAATTTTTGATAGCTGACTCGAACTTTAACTGGATAGGATGGAGGACTGCAAAATTGAAGAAACAGAGCAAAATCAGATGACATTCAATGTATATTAGATACTTTATATGCGATACATACATCTGAgcagcattaaaaaaaaaaaaaggaaaagaaaagaaaaggaaacagagAGAACTCACCAATGCTCCTTATACCACTCCGACACGAGTGGTATATCTTCTGCCCTTCTCATCCGACCAGATCTCATGTTAAAAGGACGTGGGGCAAACAATAAGGAAATACCAGCAGCTGTAGTGTCAGTATAAAGTTGAGTGTCTCTCAGAAAAGGTTCCACCCCTTCCGGCAAGAcaaaatcatcatcatcatcctcatcatcacgaTTTTTCTTTTCAGACCGCTCCTTGTTAGTACTAGTTATTGGATGTATCAAGGGATCATAATAAAATGCAGGTAAATCAGGATCCTCGGTTTTTATGTACATGACCATGGGAGTGTGGTACACACAAAGCTTAACTTTCCTGGGCCTATTGTTATAGAGATGAGGGAATGCAATTCTATATTCTGTCCTTAGAGGTGACCGAATAATTAGCTTGTTGATATCATTGAACTCGTTCCAATCCTCATCCCCTTTCTCCATGTCACGGTACAAAGGCTCAAATTTAGGGCCACCTGCATAGGTGCTACAAAGTAAGTACATACACGAACTACACTAATGAACAGATTTGGAAGTTTAAGAGTCACTAGCTAGTTAGAGGCCaacagaaaagcaaaaaaacagTAACTTTGAGAGTAAATCCAACCTTCATGGCAAACTAATTAAATTAGTACCAACTACTAAAAACTCATTAATAATAGGACCAACAACACAGCATACAACCAACTGCCAACACACCCATATACCAGCATAACAATTGTACCACTGACATTGGGTGTACCTTAAGTAATATAAAATGAACAACAAGCAGCTACACTTACACCAGATCTCTTCAAATTGAAGTGCCTCGAAAGCACAAAACACATTAAAAGCCCAATTTAACATTGGATGATGATGCACCTGTGTTGGTACTTGACATCACATCACATATATTTCAAACACACACCCCCATCAtgcaaaaggacaaaaaaaaaatggcaccaATGTGTTTCCCTAAAAGACGCAACCAGAGATTTAAGAATGACACATATCAAACCAAAGGGAACACTGTAATACAGTAAATAATCTACAATAAAATCTGCACCACTAGAATGTCCAAAAATGTTTTTCAGAGCACCAGAGATCTCATATAGAAAAgggaagaaataaagaaataaaataaagtaaaaagaagaaataaggaGATATACCAGGTATACACATGTTCAATGCTTTAGCTGTAAAAAATGACTCCATGTCAAACAAGTAGAAATAATTTCTGTCAATTAAATCAGAAAGCAGCTGTCCTGCAAGCCGATGAAGAGTCGCCATGATAGGAAGGGAGAGATGCCATTTACGGTAACTTGGACCATTTATGAGTTTTGTTTTCACAAGAGGCTTATGGTCATAAAACCAGGTATATACAGCAGAATCCTCTTCTTCATCCATCTCTAATTGGATAGGCTCCAGAGGATCAACATCTAAAAGATTATCAGCATAGTCTAATGGTGGTTCCTCGTCATCAAAAGGTGGAAAGCGCATTCTCTTGAAATGCCGTCGATCTCTCTTCTCCCTTCGCATCATGATCCACATTGTACCCCACTGTAAAATTTAATGATTCAATCAGTTATCATCAATAAAAAGAGCATTGACAAGATAATAACACATAACATAACACGCACCACACAGCTCCCCGaggttttttttggggggtgttACTAGAAGGGAGAGAAATAAACCTGAGCCAGGTATATAGGTTCAACAACCCATGGTATTTCATTCACAAATGTAATTGCCCCAGAAATATGGTACAAAATCTTCACATCACGGACCTAGAACCAGAAAGACATAGTAAGGCAACTTACAATAACATATAAGAAAGAATCGAGGACAGAAACGAAACATTCTAAGTATTAAAACCAAAAGTAAAAATTTAATGGTCAAAAGAAGCAAAGAATGAGTACCTGCTCCCATGGCATAGGCATATTCTCAAGAAGCTTGTAAACTGCATGTGGAATGAATTTAAGGGCCCCAAGATAGACGCGTTTATCATGACGATACTTCTTGGAGGACATGTCCCCATGGTCTCTGTCAAAGCAAATACCAAAATGAATACAATGATAAACCCAGAACAACCAACTATTATAATGTCACAGCTATACAGACATACTTCatgacaacaaaaaagaaatttatatgTTAAACAAACAATGAATGATTACGCACGTAGCTCCTTAAATACATAAACAGCTAAAATGCAAAATCTATTACTTGGCGAAGTTTTTAAGACATAGATCCCATCAGAAAACTAAAGCGtattattaaaaacacaaaaaaaaaaaaaaaaaaaaaagggtggggtACAACTAAAAAACCGAAGCCTACCCTTGCAGTGCTTAAAGCCAAAAACTTCGCTCACTAACAACAATTAACCCACCAGCAGTGAACATTAACTTCACACTCTAAATTACAGGCTATTTGTTACGCTAATTTTCCCAAAAGCTATCCTTTATTGTGGAGTTTCTGGTAGCCATATCAACCCAAGCCATGTCCTATAAACTCGGGTCCGGCAAGGTGAAGGGTCAGAGTAACTCATTTCACTTTTAATTCGCTAAACTTACTTGACCATTATCGAAATATACAAACTTACGACAGCAAAACAAAAGCTTGCAATATCAACAGAATCCAACTATTTGATGCCCAAAATACGCATAAGTACATAAACAGAAATACtaacagaaacaaaacatatatacatatcagataaaatataatatctatGAAATCCTCCAAACTGAGCTCGAAGAAGACGCGAAAAGAGCGCTCACCTAATGATCTTCCTGACATGCTCAGGTGGCATGTCCTCCTTCTGCGTCTCGACGAACCCGAACTTGCGCTTGTCGCTGTAGCGCTTCGAATTGAGCTGTTGCCATTTCCTGGCCTTCTCCTCGAGCCGCGCCTCAGCCTCGGCCGGCGACGGCAGCACCGTGTACGAGGGCTGCGCCGCTGGAGGCGGCAGTATCGACGAACCAGTGGTCCCCGGCGGCGCAATCTGGCCGCTGTTCCACATGGTGGAAAG carries:
- the LOC133862242 gene encoding pre-mRNA-processing-splicing factor 8A; amino-acid sequence: MWNSGQIAPPGTTGSSILPPPAAQPSYTVLPSPAEAEARLEEKARKWQQLNSKRYSDKRKFGFVETQKEDMPPEHVRKIIRDHGDMSSKKYRHDKRVYLGALKFIPHAVYKLLENMPMPWEQVRDVKILYHISGAITFVNEIPWVVEPIYLAQWGTMWIMMRREKRDRRHFKRMRFPPFDDEEPPLDYADNLLDVDPLEPIQLEMDEEEDSAVYTWFYDHKPLVKTKLINGPSYRKWHLSLPIMATLHRLAGQLLSDLIDRNYFYLFDMESFFTAKALNMCIPGGPKFEPLYRDMEKGDEDWNEFNDINKLIIRSPLRTEYRIAFPHLYNNRPRKVKLCVYHTPMVMYIKTEDPDLPAFYYDPLIHPITSTNKERSEKKNRDDEDDDDDFVLPEGVEPFLRDTQLYTDTTAAGISLLFAPRPFNMRSGRMRRAEDIPLVSEWYKEHCPPSYPVKVRVSYQKLLKCFVLNELHHRPPKAQKKKHLFRSLQATKFFQTTELDWAEAGLQVCKQGYNMLNLLIHRKNLNYLHLDYNFNLKPVKTLTTKERKKSRFGNAFHLCREILRLTKLVVDANIQFRLGNVDAFQLADGLQYTFSHVGQLTGMYRYKYRLMRQIRMCKDLKHLIYYRFNTGPVGKGPGCGFWAPMWRVWLFFLRGIVPLLERWLGNLLARQFEGRHSKGVAKTVTKQRVESHFDLELRAAVMHDVLDAMPEGIKQNKARTILQHLSEAWRCWKANIPWKVPGLPVPIENMILRYVKSKADWWTNVAHYNRERIKRGATVDKTVCRKNLGRLTRLWLKAEQERQHNYLKDGPYVTPEEAVAIYTTTVHWLESRKFSPIPFPPLSYKHDTKLLILALERLKESYSVAVRLNQLQREELGLIEQAYDNPHEALSRIKRHLLTQRAFKEVGIEFMDLYSYLIPVYEIEPLEKITDAYLDQYLWYEGDKRHLFPNWIKPADSEPPPLLVYKWCQGINNLQGIWDTSEGQCVVMLQTKFEKFFEKIDLTMLNRLLRLVLDHNIADYVTAKNNVVLSYKDMSHTNSYGLIRGLQFASFVVQYYGLVLDLLLLGLTRATEIAGPPQMPNEFITYWDTKVETRHPIRLYSRYIDRVHILFRFTHEEARDLIQRYLTEHPDPNNENMVGYNNKKCWPRDARMRLMKHDVNLGRSVFWDMKNRLPRSITTLEWENSFVSVYSKDNPNLLFSMCGFEVRILPKIRMSQEAFSNTRDGVWNLQNEQTKERTAVAFLRVDDEHMKVFENRVRQILMSSGSTTFTKIVNKWNTALIGLMTYFREATVHTQELLDLLVKCENKIQTRIKIGLNSKMPSRFPPVIFYTPKEIGGLGMLSMGHILIPQSDLRYSQQTDVGVTHFRSGMSHEEDQLIPNLYRYIQPWESEFIDSQRVWAEYALKRQEAQAQNRRLTLEDLEDSWDRGIPRINTLFQKDRHTLAYDKGWRVRTDFKQYQVLKQNPFWWTHQRHDGKLWNLNNYRTDVIQALGGVEGILEHTLFKGTYFPTWEGLFWEKASGFEESMKYKKLTNAQRSGLNQIPNRRFTLWWSPTINRANVYVGFQVQLDLTGIFMHGKIPTLKISLIQIFRAHLWQKIHESVVMDLCQVLDQELDALEIETVQKETIHPRKSYKMNSSCADILLFAAHRWPMSKPSLVAEPKDVFDQKASNKYWIDVQLRWGDYDSHDIERYTRAKFMDYTTDNMSIYPSPTGVMIGLDLAYNLHSAFGNWFPGSKPLLQQAMNKIMKSNPALYVLRERIRKGLQLYSSEPTEPYLSSQNYGEIFSNQIIWFVDDTNVYRVTIHKTFEGNLTTKPINGAIFIFNPRTGQLFLKVIHTSVWAGQKRLGQLAKWKTAEEVAALVRSLPVEEQPKQIIVTRKGMLDPLEVHLLDFPNIVIKGSELQLPFQACLKIEKFGDLILKATEPQMVLFNIYDDWLKSISSYTAFSRLILILRALHVNNEKAKMLLKPDKTIVTEPHHIWPSLTDDQWMKVEVALRDLILSDYAKKNNVNTSALTQSEIRDIILGAEITPPSQQRQQIAEIEKQAKEASQLTAVTTRTTNVHGDELIVTTTSPYEQAAFGSKTDWRVRAISATNLYLRVNHIYVNSEDIKETGYTYIMPKNILKKFICIADLRTQIAGYLYGISPPDNPQVKEIRCIGMPPQWGTHQQVNLPAALPEHDFLNDLEPLGWMHTQPNELPQLSPQDLTTHAKILESNKQWDGEKCIILTCSFTPGSCSLTAYKLTPSGYEWGRVNKDTGSNPHGYLPTHYEKVQMLLSDRFFGFYMIPDNGPWNYNFMGVKHAPSMRYGVKLGTPREYYHEDHRPTHFLEFSNLEEGETIAEGDREDTFT